The Archangium primigenium genomic interval CCAGTCCATGCGCATGCTCATCGAGCCCTCGCACGACGTGGTGGTCACCACGCGCGGCGCCGAGGCGCTGGCGTGGGTGAGCGCCGGTCAGCGCTTCGATCTGGTGCTGTGTGATTTGCAGATGCCGGGCACGACGGGCATGGACGTCTACTCGCACCTGACCGCGCACGCGCCCGAGCTGCTCGAGCGCCTGGTGTTCATCTCCGGCGGGGCCTACACCCAGGCCACGCGCGACTTCGTGCGCTCGGTGCGCAACCGCATCCTGGAGAAGCCCGTGCGGCCGGACGAGCTGCTGGCCACCATCGACGAGGCGCTGGCCACCTCCACGGCGGCCTGAGCGCCCGGGCTCACACGCGCAGCCACTTGCGCGCGGTGGGCCCGAAGAAGCGCATCACCCCGCCCACGGCGAGAAAGCGCGCCGAGCGGCCCAGCACCGCCGCGAGGAAGAAGCGATCCAGCGGCACCGCCACCATGCCGCTGCCAATGGCCACCACCTTGAAGGGCGTGGGCAGCACCGAGCACAAGAGCGCGAGCACCCAGAAGTTCTGCCCCAGCAGCTCGCCCACGGTGGCGTTGACGCCGAAGCGCTCGATGCGCGCATCCAGGTTGATGTCCAGGAACGTCAGGGCGCCCTGGTGGATGAGCGTGCCCAGGTAGTAGCCGAGAAAGCCGCCGAGGATGCTCGCCACGGTGCCGGCCAGCGAGTACGGCAGCCACCGGCGCGGCTGGGCGAGCACCATGGGCACGAGCAGCACGAAGGGCGGCACGGGGAACACCGAGGCGTCGATCACCGACACGACGATGAGCGCGATCACGGCGTAGCGCGTGGAGGCGAGGGCCTCCACCCGCAGGTACAGCCGGCGGTACCAGGAGAGCTTCTCGGGAGGGACGGCCACGGGCGGGGATGGGTTCATCGAGGGCGCGGACCCTAGCGGAAAGTCGGGACTTTGGCAGCCGTCCGTCCCCCGAGCGACGCCTGGCTGACGCCTCGGGGCGGAGCGACTTCCGCCCCACGGGCCGAAGCGGGTACGGTGCCCGGTCATGACGACGGCCCTCGAACGCATCGAGCTCACCTCCCAGGCGCTGAAGGTCTTCCCGCTGCCCTCCGCGGTCCTCTTCCCGCATGCCGTCCTGCCCCTGCACATCTTCGAGCCGCGCTACCGGGCGCTCGTGAAGGACG includes:
- a CDS encoding YqaA family protein, which codes for MNPSPPVAVPPEKLSWYRRLYLRVEALASTRYAVIALIVVSVIDASVFPVPPFVLLVPMVLAQPRRWLPYSLAGTVASILGGFLGYYLGTLIHQGALTFLDINLDARIERFGVNATVGELLGQNFWVLALLCSVLPTPFKVVAIGSGMVAVPLDRFFLAAVLGRSARFLAVGGVMRFFGPTARKWLRV